The genomic interval ACTCAGTAAAGGAAATGTTAGGAATAGCACGCGCGCGAGCGATGAGAGCTCGTCCGATTTCGCGTCCCGTGGAATCCCCATGGGCATGCAGAATGCGCGAGCGGCTGTGCGCGCCTTCGCGCGTAAAGCTGAGCCGGCTGCCGCTGCGGTCAAACTCCGTTCCCCAGTTGATCAGCTCCTGGATCCGTTGCGGCCCTTCTTCTACGAGCACCCGAGCCGCTTCTATATTTACTAGCCCATCGCCGGCATCGATCGTGTCCTGCAGGTGAAGCGCGACTTCGTCGTCGTCGCTCAGGGCAACAGCGATTCCGCCCTGTGCATATTGCGTATTGCTCTCGGTGACTTCCTGCTTGGTCACAACGAGAACGCGGCCAGCTTCGGCAAGACCTATGGCAGCGCGGAGTCCGGCGATTCCGCCTCCGACCACGATGAAATCTGTCTCGGATGGAAGCGATGCCATAAAAGGAAACTTCGATGGTAGCACGCGCGATTTGCTTACTTACTCACTGGATTAGCGTGGCGCACAATCGCGCGAGAACGCGTGGGATATGATGAAAAGCTTGTGAAAAAGATCACGGTAAAAACTAAGACCGCGTCTTATCCGGTGCTGGTGGAGGGAGGCATTCTCAAGCGAGCCGGCAAGACGATCTCCAAGCTGCTCCCAAGTAAGAAGTCTCGATGCTTCGTGGTCACGGTTGAACCGGTCTGGAGGCTCTGGGGAGAAGCGCTGCAGAGGAGTCTTGCGGACGCGAAGATCGATTATTTCGTGCTACAGATGCCGGACGGCGAGCGCAATAAGAGCGTCACGACAGTCGAGCAACTGGCAGAACGGATGGCCACAAAAGGAGCTGATCGCAATGCTGTAGTGATCGCATTCGGCGGAGGCGTGGTCGGCGACCTCGCCGGACTGCTGGCTTCGGTTTACATGCGTGGGGTGGAATTCGTTCAGATTCCGACCACGCTCCTGGCACAGGTTGATGCAGCCATTGGCGGGAAGACAGGCGTAAATCTGCGCGCAGGAAAGAATCTGTTCGGAACGTTTCACCATCCGCTGATCGTGATCTCCGACCCCGAAGTCCTTTCCACCCTCCCAGATCGGGAATTTCGTGCGGGCTTGTTCGAGGTGATCAAGTCCGGAGTCATTCGCGATCGTAAGCTGTTCGAAATCACCGAGAAAGATCGCGAGAAGCTGCTGGCTCGCGATCCAGCACTTCTTGAACGAGTAATTCACGACTGCGCGCGCATCAAAGCTGAAGTCGTGGCGGCGGATGAAAAAGAATCTAACCTGCGCCGTATCCTCAACTTTGGGCACACAGTCGGTCACGCGTTGGAAGCGGACACCGGATATCGCCATTTTCTGCACGGCGAAGCTGTCGGGTGGGGTATGGCCGCCGCAGCAATGATCGGCACTGCCGTGCACAAAACATCTCCCGAATTGGCACAACGGATCGTCTCCTGCGTGCTCGCCTATTCGCCGCTTCCGGAAGTGAACAGCCGCCCCGAAGAGATCGTGCGCCGCACGCGCGGAGACAAAAAGACGCTCGACGGTAAAGTGAATTTCATTCTGGCGACAGAAATCGGCAAAGTGATCATTTCCAATCGTGTGCCCGACGAAGTCGTTGCGCACGCGGTAGAGCAACTGCACGTATTGTCCCGCAGCTAATGTCTACAACGATGAGAGATCATGAGGAGCACGTGACCGGCGCTGCCCCCGCAGGTGCAACGGACGAGCGCGCTGCCGCCCAGGCAGTGCAGCAGATGTTTGACGAGATCTCTCCGCGTTACGATCTGCTCAACCATGTGCTCTCGATGAACGTGGATCGCCTGTGGTGGTGGCGCACCGCACGCTCTTTGCGTTCGGCGTTGCAGAACCCGGGCGCCCGCGCGCTGGACTTATGCTGTGGTACCGGCGACATGGCGCGCGCTCTTCGGAAGCAAGCTCCGAAAGCGACTATCGTCGGCGTAGATTTTTCGCGCGGTATGTTGAAACGCGGCGAAGCGAAATTTCACGAGCACAATATCGCTCCCGTTGAAGCCGACGCTTTGCGCTTGCCTTTCCCAGATCAGACCTTCGGACTGGTAGTTTCCGCCTTCGGCTTTCGCAATCTCGCCAACTACGATGCGGGCTTGCGCGAAATTTATCGCGTACTGTGTCCTGGTGGAGAACTGGGCATTCTGGATTTCAGCGAACCCGGCGGGCTACTTGGAAAATTGTACGGGTTCTATTTCAGAAGGGTGCTTCCCAAAATAGGAGCCGCTATTTCTGGCGTAAACGGCCCTTATTCGTATTTGCCGGCCTCGGTGTCGCGGTTTCCTCCTCCTGCAGAGATCATCGGCCGAATGGAAGCAGCGGGTTATATGAAAGCTCGATGGCAGCGTTATACATTCGGTGTGGCAGGACTTTATCGGGGAGTAAAACGCCACGCTACTTGCAACTCGTAGCTTAGACATTGCCTTTGAGATTGTCTTCCCTCGGGCGCCGCCACGTCGGTTAGTTGCCGAAGACATGTGTTGGGGTGAGAGAAGATCCACCCCTCCACGCCGTAGACTCTGTGCAACCACTAGAGTGGAAATCGGCAGCGCTGTTTACTCCTCGGGTTCCGACCCACTGCACAATTTCCAGTGCTGTGTGCAGAATGTCGGCGCTCTATGATCAAGGCGATTTTCCGACTCACAGACGTCGAAAGAAAAAAAATCTTCCGGCTACGCGAGATGGGTGTGCGTCCGCCAGACATCGCACGCCGCTTCGGCCTCAGCGAAGGCGTAGTGCACAAGATTGTGCAGGCGCAACGCGCCATGCACTCGGCCGCAGCTCGCTCCAAAATGGGCCCGCAACGCAGCGCCGCCAACGAAGGCCCGCAGAAGCAAGAGGCATCGTAGGCTATATCTTCCGTTGCGGTAAGCTCTTGTTCGAAGACGAGCAATCAGCGTGTGCCTTTCGAATGTTCCGCCGTTTCGTGATTTGTGATTGCGTGATTTCGATCGCGAAATAAACGAAATCACGCAATCGCGAAATCCTGCCCGACCTCGTCCGCTCTGTACACCGTTGATGCCCGTAGGTCTTTATCCAAGCGAAGATTCCACACCACAGGTGCATCCTGTCGCAGAACCAATTAAGCTAGAGTGCTACACAATCCTCTATGGCCTCTGAGAATTCATTTGATGTGGTGAGCAAGATCGACCTGCAGGAGGTGGCGAACGCCATTCAGCAGGCGCTCAAAGAAATTCACACGCGCTTTGATTTGAAGGACTCGAAATCGAACATCGGTATGGAAGGGAAGGACGCAATCGTGCTCTCCTCCGCCGACGAGTACAAACTGAAGGCCGTCACCGACGTCCTTCAGACCAAACTGGTGAAGCGCCAAGTGCCGCTGAAAGGCTTGCAATACCAGGCGATAGAGCCGGCGGCGGGATCGACGGTGCGCCAGAAAATCACCTTGCAGCAGGGAATTCCGATTGAGAAGGCGCGCGAGATCGTTAAGCTAATCAAGGACTCGAAGCTAAAAGTTCAAGCTTCGATTCAAGGTGACACCGTGCGCGTGAGCGGCAAGGACCGCGATACCCTGCAGCAGGTAATCGGCATACTGCGTAACAAGGATTTCGGTATCGACATGCAGTTCACCAACTACAGGTCCAACTAGAGTGAGTACTCCGGCCAGCGTCGCGGCGAAAGAAGTCTTTGATCTTCTGCGCGACGACTTGCTCGCCATCGAGCGTGAGTTCGAGCGCGATGCCGTTTCGGGCGTCACCGTCATTACTGAGATTGGCGAATATCTTCGCGAGGGCGGAGGAAAGCGAATCCGTCCGGCGCTCCTGTTGCTCGCCGCGAAGCTCTCCGGATACGAAGGGCAAGGAGCCGTCCGGCTCGGATCAGTCGTGGAGATCGTCCACACCGCCACGCTTGTACACGACGACATCATTGATGAGGCGCTTACTCGACGCGGTCGTCCCTCCGCGAATACACAGTGGGGTAATTCAAAGTGCGTACTCGCGGGCGACTGGCTGTACATGCAGGCCTTCAAGATCGCCCTCGAGGAGCACAACTTCAAAGTGCTCGACCTGCTGATCGGACTCACGCAGCAGATGGTCGAAGGTGAGCTCATGCAGATGGAGCGGCTTGGACGGATCATCAGCCAAGCCGAGCATCTCGACCT from Terriglobales bacterium carries:
- the aroB gene encoding 3-dehydroquinate synthase, whose product is MGYDEKLVKKITVKTKTASYPVLVEGGILKRAGKTISKLLPSKKSRCFVVTVEPVWRLWGEALQRSLADAKIDYFVLQMPDGERNKSVTTVEQLAERMATKGADRNAVVIAFGGGVVGDLAGLLASVYMRGVEFVQIPTTLLAQVDAAIGGKTGVNLRAGKNLFGTFHHPLIVISDPEVLSTLPDREFRAGLFEVIKSGVIRDRKLFEITEKDREKLLARDPALLERVIHDCARIKAEVVAADEKESNLRRILNFGHTVGHALEADTGYRHFLHGEAVGWGMAAAAMIGTAVHKTSPELAQRIVSCVLAYSPLPEVNSRPEEIVRRTRGDKKTLDGKVNFILATEIGKVIISNRVPDEVVAHAVEQLHVLSRS
- a CDS encoding ubiquinone/menaquinone biosynthesis methyltransferase: MRDHEEHVTGAAPAGATDERAAAQAVQQMFDEISPRYDLLNHVLSMNVDRLWWWRTARSLRSALQNPGARALDLCCGTGDMARALRKQAPKATIVGVDFSRGMLKRGEAKFHEHNIAPVEADALRLPFPDQTFGLVVSAFGFRNLANYDAGLREIYRVLCPGGELGILDFSEPGGLLGKLYGFYFRRVLPKIGAAISGVNGPYSYLPASVSRFPPPAEIIGRMEAAGYMKARWQRYTFGVAGLYRGVKRHATCNS
- a CDS encoding YajQ family cyclic di-GMP-binding protein, producing the protein MASENSFDVVSKIDLQEVANAIQQALKEIHTRFDLKDSKSNIGMEGKDAIVLSSADEYKLKAVTDVLQTKLVKRQVPLKGLQYQAIEPAAGSTVRQKITLQQGIPIEKAREIVKLIKDSKLKVQASIQGDTVRVSGKDRDTLQQVIGILRNKDFGIDMQFTNYRSN
- a CDS encoding polyprenyl synthetase family protein — protein: MSTPASVAAKEVFDLLRDDLLAIEREFERDAVSGVTVITEIGEYLREGGGKRIRPALLLLAAKLSGYEGQGAVRLGSVVEIVHTATLVHDDIIDEALTRRGRPSANTQWGNSKCVLAGDWLYMQAFKIALEEHNFKVLDLLIGLTQQMVEGELMQMERLGRIISQAEHLDLIYRKTACLFSVSMKLGAVLGRASADDEDRLGEYGRNLGLAFQIVDDVLDLTASEDVLGKPVASDLREGKVTMAVIHALDRCTESERKLIETVLDERCFANVAHRDVVSILERYSSVEYAMASANEHAEQARRAIAPFPDNEIKRALLWIPEFVVGREK